In Streptomyces sp. NBC_00569, a single genomic region encodes these proteins:
- a CDS encoding glycerophosphodiester phosphodiesterase, producing MRTVTAVAHRGDPYRVRENTLASLRSALEQGADAVEIDVRLTRDGVPVLLHDSTLKRLWDHDRPLSALSYDEVRGLTAGGVPTLEQALEVLAERRVMVDLPGADVRTVRTVIGVIRDGDAGERAYYCAGAETMLEVRRADPAAEIALTWTTLAPPRPGVLEAIRPTWLNYRFPLVSRELTAHVHRQGLLVSAWTPDTKSAMRRLLGLGVDSVTTNRIDVLCGLRRD from the coding sequence ATGCGTACCGTGACTGCCGTGGCCCACCGGGGCGACCCCTACCGCGTCCGTGAGAACACCCTCGCCTCCCTGCGCTCCGCGCTGGAGCAGGGGGCGGACGCGGTCGAGATCGACGTCCGTCTGACCCGCGACGGCGTGCCCGTACTGCTGCACGACTCCACACTCAAGCGGCTGTGGGACCACGACCGCCCGCTCTCCGCGCTCTCGTACGACGAGGTGCGCGGCCTCACCGCGGGCGGCGTGCCCACCCTCGAACAGGCCCTTGAGGTACTGGCCGAGCGGCGGGTGATGGTGGACCTGCCGGGCGCGGACGTGCGCACGGTCCGTACGGTCATCGGCGTCATCCGTGACGGCGACGCCGGTGAGCGTGCCTACTACTGCGCGGGCGCCGAGACGATGCTGGAGGTGCGGCGCGCCGACCCGGCCGCCGAGATCGCGCTGACCTGGACGACGCTGGCCCCGCCGCGGCCGGGCGTGCTCGAAGCGATCAGGCCCACCTGGCTCAACTACCGTTTCCCGCTGGTCAGTCGGGAGCTGACGGCCCATGTGCACCGCCAGGGCCTGCTGGTGTCCGCGTGGACACCGGACACGAAGTCGGCGATGCGCCGTCTCCTCGGCCTCGGCGTCGACTCGGTCACGACCAACCGCATCGACGTCCTGTGCGGGCTGCGCCGCGACTGA
- a CDS encoding ABC transporter ATP-binding protein, which yields MALLTLDDATVRFGGPPRTAHAALDRVDLEVAEHEIVCVLGPSGSGKSTLLRVVAGLQGLDGGRVFLEGRDQSGVPAHRRGVGLMFQDHQLFPQRDVGGNVAFGLRMHGAVRSEQRDRVRELLALVGLPGAAGRAVASLSGGEQQRVALARALAPRPRLLMLDEPLGQLDRSLRERLVVELRELFGELGTTVLAVTHDQGEAFALADRVVVMRDGRIAQSGTPLEVWQHPADEFVARFLGFDNVVDATIVGEVADTPWGKVPVPAGSPQGRAKILVRPAGVRLVPAAEAQLTCTVTARTFRGTHVAVHLQAAEAPRLEAACALRDAPEPGDEVAVAFDAGEIVVLDGPSAA from the coding sequence ATGGCCCTGCTGACCCTGGACGACGCGACCGTGCGGTTCGGCGGTCCGCCCAGAACGGCGCATGCCGCGCTCGACCGGGTCGATCTGGAGGTCGCCGAGCACGAGATCGTGTGTGTGCTCGGCCCCAGCGGCAGCGGAAAGTCGACGCTGCTGCGGGTCGTGGCCGGGCTCCAGGGGCTCGACGGGGGACGTGTGTTCCTCGAGGGCCGTGACCAGTCGGGCGTGCCCGCGCACCGGCGGGGCGTCGGCCTCATGTTCCAGGACCACCAGCTGTTCCCGCAGCGTGACGTCGGCGGCAACGTCGCCTTCGGGCTGCGGATGCACGGCGCCGTGCGCTCCGAACAGCGGGACCGGGTAAGGGAGTTGCTGGCACTGGTCGGGCTGCCCGGGGCCGCTGGGCGGGCCGTGGCCTCGCTGTCCGGCGGGGAGCAGCAGCGCGTCGCCCTCGCCAGGGCGCTCGCCCCGAGACCCCGCCTGCTCATGCTCGACGAGCCGCTCGGTCAGCTCGACCGCTCGCTGCGGGAGCGTCTGGTCGTCGAACTCAGGGAACTCTTCGGTGAGTTGGGTACGACCGTGCTCGCCGTGACACACGACCAGGGCGAGGCCTTCGCCCTCGCCGACCGTGTCGTGGTGATGCGCGACGGACGGATCGCCCAGTCCGGCACGCCACTTGAGGTGTGGCAGCACCCGGCCGACGAGTTCGTGGCCCGCTTCCTCGGATTCGACAACGTCGTCGACGCCACGATCGTCGGGGAGGTGGCCGACACGCCCTGGGGGAAGGTGCCCGTGCCCGCGGGGTCCCCGCAGGGCCGCGCCAAGATCCTCGTCAGGCCCGCGGGCGTACGCCTCGTGCCCGCCGCCGAGGCCCAGTTGACGTGCACGGTCACCGCGCGCACCTTCCGCGGCACGCATGTCGCCGTACACCTCCAGGCCGCGGAAGCGCCCCGCCTCGAAGCGGCCTGCGCGCTGCGGGACGCACCGGAGCCGGGGGACGAGGTCGCGGTGGCGTTCGACGCGGGCGAAATCGTGGTGCTGGACGGCCCGTCCGCCGCATAG
- a CDS encoding maleylpyruvate isomerase family mycothiol-dependent enzyme, with protein sequence MTTETAASGQLAHDRYCDEVVAQSALLAGHLVGADLTATVPTCPDWTLRDLVVHLGGAHRWVEAIVRTGATEVIPDEKVPGFEGPGSDDPAALAAWLMEGAELTARTLHAAGPGTRVWTWSWQRTTGFWARRMTHETVIHRADAALTAQAAYEVAPELAADAIDEWLQIVAYAQRSDPSDAAAELRGGGRSLHLHATDAPAELNAEWLVELGEDGFTWRRGHEKATVALRGPLTDVMLAFYRRAPLDGGRVEVLGERELLDFWLERATFG encoded by the coding sequence ATGACGACGGAGACCGCGGCATCCGGACAGCTCGCCCATGACCGCTACTGCGACGAGGTCGTCGCGCAGAGCGCCCTGCTGGCCGGGCATCTCGTCGGCGCCGACCTCACGGCGACGGTGCCGACCTGCCCCGACTGGACCCTGCGCGACCTCGTCGTGCACCTCGGCGGCGCGCACCGCTGGGTCGAGGCGATCGTACGGACCGGGGCCACCGAGGTGATCCCCGACGAGAAGGTGCCGGGTTTCGAAGGGCCGGGGAGCGACGACCCGGCCGCGCTCGCGGCCTGGCTCATGGAAGGCGCCGAGCTGACCGCGCGGACGCTGCACGCCGCCGGCCCCGGCACCCGCGTCTGGACCTGGTCCTGGCAGCGGACCACGGGGTTCTGGGCGCGCCGCATGACGCACGAGACCGTGATCCACCGGGCGGACGCGGCGCTCACGGCGCAGGCCGCGTACGAGGTGGCGCCCGAACTCGCCGCCGACGCGATCGACGAATGGCTGCAGATCGTCGCCTACGCCCAGCGGTCGGACCCGTCCGACGCCGCGGCGGAGCTGCGCGGCGGCGGGCGCAGCCTGCACCTCCACGCCACCGACGCACCGGCGGAGCTGAACGCCGAATGGCTGGTCGAACTGGGCGAGGACGGGTTCACCTGGCGCCGCGGCCACGAGAAGGCGACCGTCGCCCTGCGGGGGCCGCTGACCGATGTGATGCTCGCGTTCTATCGGCGCGCGCCCCTCGACGGCGGACGCGTGGAGGTCCTGGGAGAGCGGGAACTACTGGACTTCTGGCTGGAACGGGCGACGTTCGGGTAG
- a CDS encoding LOG family protein codes for MQTSEPAPRRPAIPHTDPGREIETLDEFDEVVAAHGSLAGRRVQAVDLTERTDELLTLDAEGAVFLGCPMGPDAAARIRATGALVFPPVPGLPFDPYRGLLYSPDELFAGLAEGGYESTPDARAYDWFQQTKADHDVFASMLRAVHDDSVSDALDELLAGTRVVGVMGGHAMARGTDGYAGAARLGRTLARSGVTVATGGGPGAMEAANLGAYAARFDDGMLAEALRLLSAAPSFTPSVTAWASAAFEVRSRWPDGGDSVGIPTWFYGHEPPNAFAGHIAKYFANATREDGLLARSNAGVVFLPGAAGTVQEIFDNATPNYYESRGAPTPMVLVGRAHWTERLPAWPLLTALARERSMDARIALVDTVEEAADALAKLG; via the coding sequence GTGCAGACCTCTGAACCCGCCCCGCGCAGGCCCGCGATCCCGCACACGGACCCCGGCCGTGAGATCGAGACGCTCGACGAGTTCGACGAGGTCGTGGCCGCGCACGGCTCACTCGCCGGACGCCGCGTGCAGGCCGTCGACCTGACGGAGCGTACGGACGAACTGCTCACCCTGGACGCCGAGGGCGCCGTCTTCCTCGGCTGCCCGATGGGGCCCGACGCCGCGGCGCGGATCCGGGCCACCGGCGCCCTGGTCTTCCCGCCGGTCCCCGGCCTCCCTTTCGACCCGTACCGGGGCCTTCTCTACTCCCCCGACGAGCTGTTCGCGGGCCTCGCGGAGGGTGGATACGAGTCGACGCCGGACGCCCGCGCGTACGACTGGTTCCAGCAGACCAAGGCCGACCACGACGTCTTCGCGTCGATGCTGCGGGCCGTGCACGACGACTCCGTCTCCGACGCCCTCGACGAACTCCTCGCCGGCACCAGGGTGGTGGGGGTCATGGGCGGTCACGCGATGGCTCGCGGCACGGACGGGTACGCGGGCGCGGCGCGGCTCGGCAGGACGCTCGCGCGCTCCGGGGTCACCGTCGCCACGGGCGGCGGTCCGGGCGCGATGGAGGCGGCGAACCTGGGCGCGTACGCGGCACGGTTCGACGACGGGATGCTGGCCGAGGCGCTCCGACTCCTGTCCGCCGCACCCTCGTTCACCCCGTCCGTCACGGCGTGGGCGTCGGCCGCCTTCGAGGTGCGCTCCCGCTGGCCGGACGGCGGCGACTCGGTCGGCATCCCCACCTGGTTCTACGGGCACGAGCCGCCGAACGCCTTCGCCGGGCACATCGCGAAGTACTTCGCGAACGCCACCCGCGAGGACGGGCTCCTGGCCCGCTCGAACGCGGGGGTGGTCTTCCTGCCGGGCGCGGCCGGCACCGTCCAGGAGATATTCGACAACGCGACGCCGAACTACTACGAGTCCCGGGGCGCGCCCACCCCGATGGTCCTCGTCGGCCGCGCCCACTGGACGGAGCGCCTGCCGGCCTGGCCGCTGCTCACCGCTCTGGCCCGCGAGCGCTCGATGGACGCGCGGATCGCGCTGGTGGACACCGTGGAGGAAGCGGCGGACGCGCTCGCGAAGCTGGGCTGA
- a CDS encoding Lrp/AsnC family transcriptional regulator, which translates to MASRSADPKGSRNGTGTPPLDAVSLAIIEQLQEDGRRPYAAIGKAVGLSEAAVRQRVQKLLDQGVMQIVAVTDPLTVGFRRQAMVGINAEGDLDPVAEALTAMPEVEYVVMTAGSFDLLAEVVCEDDDQLLDVINKRIRALPGVRSTESFVYLKLKKQTYMWGTR; encoded by the coding sequence GTGGCCAGTCGCAGCGCAGACCCAAAGGGATCGAGGAACGGCACCGGCACCCCGCCGCTCGACGCCGTTTCCCTCGCCATCATCGAACAGCTCCAGGAAGACGGTCGTAGGCCGTACGCCGCCATCGGCAAGGCCGTGGGCCTCTCCGAGGCGGCCGTGCGACAGCGCGTCCAGAAGCTGCTCGACCAGGGCGTGATGCAGATCGTCGCCGTCACGGACCCGCTCACCGTGGGTTTCCGCCGGCAGGCGATGGTCGGCATCAACGCGGAGGGTGACCTCGATCCCGTCGCCGAAGCGCTGACGGCCATGCCGGAAGTCGAGTACGTGGTCATGACCGCGGGCTCGTTCGACCTCCTCGCGGAGGTCGTGTGTGAGGACGACGACCAACTCCTGGACGTCATCAACAAACGCATCCGGGCCCTTCCCGGCGTGCGCTCCACCGAGAGCTTCGTCTACCTCAAGCTCAAGAAGCAGACCTATATGTGGGGAACCCGATAG
- a CDS encoding aspartate aminotransferase family protein, whose translation MGNPIAVSKDLSRTAYDHLWMHFTRMSSYENAPVPTIVRGEGTYIYDDKGKKYLDGLAGLFVVQAGHGRRELAEVAAKQASELAFFPVWSYAHPKAVELAERLAHYAPGDLNKVFFSTGGGEAVETAWKLAKQYHKLNGNHTKYKVISRAVAYHGTPQGALSITGLPGLKAPFEPLVPGAHKVPNTNIYRAPIHGDDPEAFGRWAADQIEQEILFEGPETVAAVFLEPVQNAGGCFPPPPGYFQRVREICDQYDVLLVSDEVICAFGRLGTMFACDKFGYIPDIITCAKGMTSGYSPIGATIVSDRIAAPFYKGDNTFLHGYTFGGHPVSSAVALANLDLFEREGLNQHVLDNEANFLKTLQKLHDLPIVGDVRGNGFFYGIELVKDKDTKESFTDEESERVLYGFVSKKLYEYGLYCRADDRGDPVIQLSPPLISDQSTFDEIEGIIRQVLTEAWSKI comes from the coding sequence GTGGGGAACCCGATAGCCGTGAGCAAGGACCTCAGCCGAACCGCGTACGACCACCTGTGGATGCACTTCACCCGCATGTCGTCGTACGAGAACGCGCCCGTTCCCACCATCGTGCGTGGCGAGGGCACCTACATCTACGACGACAAGGGCAAGAAGTACCTCGACGGGCTCGCGGGCCTGTTCGTCGTGCAGGCCGGCCACGGACGCAGGGAGCTCGCCGAGGTCGCCGCCAAGCAGGCGTCCGAGCTGGCCTTCTTCCCCGTGTGGTCGTACGCCCACCCGAAGGCTGTGGAGCTGGCCGAGCGCCTCGCCCACTACGCCCCGGGTGACCTCAACAAGGTCTTCTTCTCCACCGGTGGTGGCGAGGCCGTCGAGACCGCCTGGAAGCTTGCGAAGCAGTACCACAAGCTCAACGGCAACCACACCAAGTACAAGGTGATCTCCCGCGCGGTGGCCTACCACGGCACCCCGCAGGGCGCGCTGTCCATCACCGGCCTGCCGGGCCTGAAGGCCCCGTTCGAGCCGCTGGTGCCGGGCGCGCACAAGGTCCCGAACACCAACATCTACCGCGCCCCGATCCACGGCGACGACCCCGAGGCCTTCGGCCGCTGGGCCGCCGACCAGATCGAGCAGGAGATCCTCTTCGAGGGCCCCGAGACCGTCGCCGCGGTCTTCCTCGAGCCCGTGCAGAACGCCGGCGGCTGCTTCCCGCCGCCGCCCGGCTACTTCCAGCGCGTGCGCGAGATCTGCGACCAGTACGACGTGCTGCTCGTCTCGGACGAGGTCATCTGCGCCTTCGGCCGCCTCGGCACGATGTTCGCCTGTGACAAGTTCGGCTACATCCCGGACATCATCACCTGCGCCAAGGGCATGACCTCGGGCTACTCCCCGATCGGTGCGACCATCGTCTCCGACCGGATCGCGGCGCCGTTCTACAAGGGTGACAACACCTTCCTGCACGGCTACACCTTCGGTGGCCACCCGGTCTCCTCGGCCGTGGCGCTCGCCAACCTCGACCTGTTCGAGCGCGAGGGTCTCAACCAGCACGTGCTCGACAACGAGGCCAACTTCCTCAAGACGCTGCAGAAGCTGCACGACCTGCCCATCGTCGGCGACGTCCGCGGCAACGGCTTCTTCTACGGCATCGAGCTCGTCAAGGACAAGGACACCAAGGAGTCCTTCACGGACGAGGAGTCGGAGCGCGTGCTCTACGGCTTCGTGTCCAAGAAGCTCTACGAGTACGGCCTGTACTGCCGCGCCGACGACCGTGGTGACCCGGTCATCCAGCTGTCGCCGCCGCTGATCTCGGACCAGTCCACCTTCGACGAGATCGAGGGCATCATCCGCCAGGTCCTCACGGAGGCCTGGAGCAAGATCTGA
- a CDS encoding ABC transporter ATP-binding protein, protein MVAPPDNDVLWARALHFSHNGSPALTGVSLGVREGEILAVTGPRGSGKTTLLQCLSGQLLPHAGEVWFNSTPVHTMGPLVRERLRRDRFAWIDPEPHLVPELNAWENTALALMMRGGSRRAAKASALEWLERLDIGMCARKRPHALIQSERQRVAIARALVTAPSVLFADEPTAPLHRADRAHVLRTLMAASRSHGITVVLATHDTEVAALADRSMALLDGRRVNTVHLPGVPGGTDAEGRAACSLSV, encoded by the coding sequence ATGGTGGCCCCACCGGACAACGACGTACTCTGGGCACGCGCCCTGCACTTCTCCCACAACGGCTCGCCCGCACTCACCGGCGTGTCGCTCGGTGTCCGCGAGGGCGAGATCCTCGCCGTCACAGGGCCGCGCGGCAGCGGCAAGACGACGCTCCTGCAGTGCCTCTCCGGCCAGCTCCTGCCGCATGCGGGCGAGGTCTGGTTCAACAGCACCCCCGTGCACACCATGGGCCCGCTCGTCAGGGAACGGCTGCGCCGCGACCGCTTCGCCTGGATCGACCCCGAGCCCCACCTCGTGCCCGAGCTGAACGCCTGGGAGAACACGGCGCTCGCCCTGATGATGCGCGGCGGCAGCCGCCGCGCCGCCAAGGCCAGTGCCCTGGAGTGGCTGGAGCGCCTCGACATCGGCATGTGCGCCCGCAAGCGCCCGCACGCCCTGATCCAGTCGGAACGCCAGCGCGTCGCCATCGCCCGCGCCCTGGTCACCGCGCCCTCGGTCCTCTTCGCCGACGAGCCCACCGCGCCCCTGCACCGCGCCGACCGCGCCCACGTCCTGCGCACCCTGATGGCCGCGTCCCGCTCGCACGGCATCACCGTCGTCCTCGCCACCCATGACACCGAGGTCGCCGCCCTGGCCGACCGCTCGATGGCGCTCCTCGACGGACGCCGCGTGAACACGGTCCATCTGCCCGGCGTACCCGGCGGCACCGACGCGGAGGGCCGGGCCGCGTGCTCGCTCTCCGTCTAG
- a CDS encoding gamma-aminobutyraldehyde dehydrogenase — MTSELRRLRNYIDGEFRDAADGRTTEVVNPANGEAYATAPLSGDADVDAAMAAAAAAFPAWRDLTPSERQKALLKIADAFEERAEELIAAEVENTGKPTGLTRSEEIPPMVDQIRFFAGAARMLEGRSAGEYMEGLTSIIRREPIGVCAQVAPWNYPMMMAVWKFAPALAAGNTVVLKPSDTTPASTVLIAEIIGSIVPKGVFNVICGDRETGRAMVEHKTPAMASITGSVRAGISVAESAAKDVKRVHLELGGKAPVVVFEDTDIAKAVEDISTAGFFNAGQDCTAATRVLVHESIHDEFVQALAKAAADTKTGQPDDEDVLYGPLNNPNQLAQVTGFIERLPAHAKVEAGGHRVGDKGYFYAPTVVSGVKQDDEIIQNEVFGPVITVQSFADEAQAVEWANGVEYALASSVWTKDHARAMRMSKILDFGCVWINTHIPLVAEMPHGGFKKSGYGKDLSAYGFDDYTRIKHVMTSIEG; from the coding sequence GTGACCAGCGAGCTGCGTCGTCTGCGCAATTACATCGACGGTGAGTTCCGGGACGCCGCCGACGGACGGACCACCGAGGTGGTCAACCCGGCCAACGGTGAGGCGTACGCGACCGCCCCCCTGTCCGGCGACGCCGATGTGGACGCCGCCATGGCCGCCGCCGCTGCCGCGTTCCCGGCCTGGCGCGACCTCACCCCCAGTGAGCGCCAGAAGGCCCTCCTCAAGATCGCGGACGCGTTCGAGGAGCGGGCCGAGGAGCTCATCGCCGCCGAGGTCGAGAACACCGGCAAGCCGACCGGCCTGACCCGGTCCGAGGAAATCCCGCCCATGGTCGACCAGATCCGCTTCTTCGCGGGTGCGGCGCGCATGCTCGAGGGCCGCTCGGCCGGCGAGTACATGGAGGGCCTGACCTCGATCATCCGCCGCGAGCCCATCGGCGTCTGTGCCCAGGTCGCGCCGTGGAACTACCCGATGATGATGGCCGTCTGGAAGTTCGCCCCGGCGCTCGCCGCGGGCAACACGGTCGTCCTGAAGCCGTCGGACACCACCCCGGCCTCCACGGTTCTGATCGCCGAGATCATCGGCTCCATCGTCCCCAAGGGTGTCTTCAACGTCATCTGCGGTGACCGCGAGACCGGCCGCGCGATGGTCGAGCACAAGACCCCGGCGATGGCCTCCATCACCGGCTCCGTGCGCGCCGGCATCTCGGTGGCCGAGTCCGCCGCCAAGGACGTCAAGCGCGTCCACCTGGAGCTCGGCGGCAAGGCCCCGGTCGTCGTCTTCGAGGACACGGACATCGCCAAGGCCGTCGAGGACATCTCGACGGCGGGCTTCTTCAACGCGGGCCAGGACTGCACGGCCGCCACCCGCGTCCTCGTCCACGAGTCCATCCACGACGAGTTCGTCCAGGCCCTCGCCAAGGCGGCGGCCGACACGAAGACCGGCCAGCCGGACGACGAGGACGTGCTCTACGGGCCCCTCAACAACCCGAACCAGCTCGCCCAGGTCACCGGCTTCATCGAGCGCCTGCCCGCGCACGCCAAGGTCGAGGCCGGCGGCCACCGGGTCGGCGACAAGGGCTACTTCTACGCCCCGACCGTCGTCTCGGGCGTCAAGCAGGACGACGAGATCATCCAGAACGAGGTCTTCGGCCCGGTCATCACCGTCCAGTCCTTCGCGGACGAGGCGCAGGCCGTCGAGTGGGCGAACGGCGTGGAGTACGCGCTGGCCTCCTCGGTCTGGACGAAGGACCACGCGCGCGCGATGCGCATGTCCAAGATCCTCGACTTCGGCTGTGTGTGGATCAACACGCACATCCCGCTGGTCGCCGAGATGCCGCACGGCGGCTTCAAGAAGTCCGGCTATGGCAAGGACCTGTCGGCGTACGGCTTCGACGACTACACGCGCATCAAGCACGTCATGACGTCGATCGAGGGCTGA
- a CDS encoding VOC family protein: MYQQMIFPNLAVNDLDASKKFFTELGYSINPQFSDETCASVVVSEHIVVMLLTKEKYSGFTKKTIVDSTKSTEVLLCLSAESREKVDELVDKAIAAGGTETGEKQDHGFMYGRAFDDPDGHTWEIMWMDPAAVQG, from the coding sequence ATGTACCAGCAGATGATCTTCCCGAATCTCGCCGTGAACGACCTCGACGCGTCGAAGAAGTTCTTCACCGAGCTCGGGTACTCGATCAACCCGCAGTTCTCCGACGAGACCTGCGCCTCCGTGGTGGTCAGCGAGCACATCGTGGTCATGCTGCTCACCAAGGAGAAGTACTCCGGCTTCACGAAGAAGACGATCGTCGACTCGACCAAGAGCACCGAGGTGCTGCTGTGTCTGAGCGCGGAGAGCCGCGAGAAGGTCGACGAGCTCGTCGACAAGGCGATCGCCGCGGGCGGCACCGAGACCGGCGAGAAGCAGGACCACGGCTTCATGTACGGCCGCGCCTTCGACGACCCGGACGGCCACACCTGGGAGATCATGTGGATGGACCCGGCGGCCGTCCAGGGCTGA
- a CDS encoding polyamine ABC transporter substrate-binding protein, whose protein sequence is MNPKPSLSRRSLLRALGGGATAAAVGALASGCGVPAAYVAPGDRAATDRSGSDKRLVFANWPLYIDVDDDDPSKRPTLDAFRKQTGIDVKYIEEINDNDEFFGKISPSLMNHQKTGRDLIVISDWMCAKFVTLGWVQEMDRARQPHVAKYLDPLLRSPHFDPGRKYTVPWQSGITGIAYNKRRVGREIRHVSDLWAADLKGKVTLLSGLDESFALLMQGNGVDITRWTPDDFHRVCDQVEKRVKSHHIRRFTGNDYIKDLSSGDVLACQAYSGDVIQLQADDPDIEFVVPEEGGELWAESLMIPNLADHKRNAESLIDYYYRPEVAAELATWVNYVSPVPAAREILADSKDKDTAALAEDPLIFPDDTMRRRLAIARDITSEERPEFAKRWNAIAGL, encoded by the coding sequence ATGAACCCCAAGCCGTCCTTGTCCCGCCGTTCCCTGCTGCGTGCCCTGGGCGGAGGTGCCACGGCCGCGGCGGTCGGCGCGCTCGCCTCGGGATGCGGTGTGCCCGCCGCCTACGTCGCGCCGGGGGACCGCGCCGCGACGGACCGCTCCGGCAGCGACAAGCGGCTCGTCTTCGCCAACTGGCCGCTCTACATCGACGTCGACGACGACGATCCGTCGAAGCGGCCCACGCTCGACGCCTTCCGGAAGCAGACCGGGATCGACGTCAAGTACATCGAAGAGATCAACGACAACGACGAGTTCTTCGGCAAGATCAGCCCGTCCCTGATGAACCATCAGAAGACCGGCCGGGACCTCATCGTCATCAGCGACTGGATGTGCGCCAAGTTCGTGACGCTCGGCTGGGTCCAGGAGATGGACCGTGCCCGGCAGCCGCACGTCGCCAAGTACCTCGACCCGCTGCTGCGTTCACCGCACTTCGACCCCGGCCGCAAGTACACCGTGCCGTGGCAGTCGGGCATCACCGGCATCGCGTACAACAAGCGCAGGGTCGGGCGCGAGATCAGGCACGTGTCCGACCTGTGGGCGGCCGACCTCAAGGGCAAGGTCACGCTGCTGTCCGGGCTCGACGAGTCGTTCGCGCTGCTCATGCAGGGCAACGGCGTCGACATCACCCGGTGGACCCCGGACGACTTCCACCGCGTGTGCGACCAGGTCGAGAAGCGCGTCAAGAGCCATCACATCCGCCGCTTCACCGGCAACGACTACATCAAGGACCTCTCCAGCGGCGACGTCCTCGCCTGTCAGGCCTACAGCGGGGACGTCATCCAGCTCCAGGCCGACGACCCGGACATCGAGTTCGTCGTGCCCGAGGAGGGCGGCGAGCTGTGGGCCGAGTCGCTGATGATCCCCAACCTCGCCGACCACAAGCGCAACGCCGAGAGCCTCATCGACTACTACTACCGGCCGGAGGTCGCCGCCGAGCTGGCCACCTGGGTCAACTACGTGAGCCCCGTGCCGGCCGCCCGCGAGATCCTCGCCGACTCGAAGGACAAGGACACCGCGGCACTCGCCGAGGACCCGCTGATCTTCCCCGACGACACGATGCGCCGACGCCTCGCGATCGCGCGCGACATCACGTCCGAGGAGCGCCCGGAATTCGCCAAGCGGTGGAACGCGATCGCGGGGCTGTGA